A stretch of DNA from Triticum dicoccoides isolate Atlit2015 ecotype Zavitan chromosome 2A, WEW_v2.0, whole genome shotgun sequence:
aacctgaaattggggggaataactgcggctctgatagctctgctgaaacattcaggaccagaaacatgtactcgactgctcgtgggcacatctctgtcgagtgcgccacgatgggctctgttccggtcgaccaacccttgcacgataatggatcgcgcgtcgaagcctggctctctggggtcaactggaaccctacgccctgtactgtactgacgcctatcatctggctgccgaggagcgtaagacccacccctcggaggggaatagggcactcgacgcctatcatctcggtcgagtgtgtcgccatattgatctcgccgattctcacgcccttcgcgccgcggaggcgatctggggctgtgagccgactgaaccgtattcacagtgacagatcgactgtgaattctgttgcgcgactgagacacggctgaattctgatctcctgctgcccggagcagatccctgatctgcagcaaacctctgccagcctctgactgcgaaggctgaatggactctgctatacgggtcgcagctgctaaattctgaattggggttcgatatacctgagtcggcgggaagagttgacgtcgactggtgtcggggactcgttgccgcgcgcgctcgtcgagtgctcgctgaaggttctccagtcgagtgcgctcggccaaattggccagacgcgcctcctccaaggcacgagcctcgggggtttctcctgcgatgggaatacgcaggggatcctcgttcctgcggcgaagctcttctctttgcagagagtcgagtggctcgggctggtactcttcgtagcctcgtgcagggtcgccgccgtcgcctgctccaccaccacgggcgaagccaggaggactgtggggcccgtcgaccatcaagatttccgccgctggatcactgcttccgcactcggatgcagtctctccggagccagtcgactgatcgaacaagccgtagagagattcgttgggctcgattgccgcaacttgtgtagtggccgactggcgagccaccgcgtgactcacccatcgctgaagcctcgaccggcctgagcgcttgcgctggcgggagaccgggagggtggaagacggaggagccgaccgatactgggtcgatggttgccgcagcagaacgccgcggacacatgcgcgaaaatgcgtcgcaccgcggacggggagcgcatctacgttgagtggagcctcttggagccatgcggagtcgtcggcgatgaaggtgagagtgccgagacggatctcttgaccctcgatcaaaactccagcagacaccatgatgaaaatactcggaagaatcgcaacttctccacaaaatcgctaaaacaccggccccacggtgggcgccaactgtcgtggttctaagcctgacagtagagtggggggtaggtatggagaggcaaggtcctagctatggagaagttgtaagcacaaaggatgtacgagttcaggcccttctcgaaagaagtaacagccctacgtctcggagcccggaggcggtcgagtggattatgaatgtatggattacaaggtgccgaacccttctgcctgtggaggggggtggcttatatagagtgcgccaggaccccagccagcccacgtaggagagggtttaaggtgagttaagtctggggcgttactggtaacgccccacataaagtgcctttactatcataaagtctacttaattacaggccgttgcggtgcagagtgcctcttgacctcctggtggtcgagtgagtcttcgtggtcgagtcctccaggccagtcgagtgaatcctcgttggtcgactggaaggcgacctcttctagggatgtcctagggtaagttacttggaacaggttcatgaccctaccctaggtacataaccccatcatctgCTACCTTGGTTCCTCCATGAAGACATCACCTGGTCGCAGTCTGATATCAccaacctctgagctctaggcgggAGTGGTCCAAGTACCAATTTGGAGCATTTCTGAATCACCAATTCATTGGTGTACCATGTGGTGTTGAACATTTCCAGGCTATCCATATCATCTAGTTCAACCTTATTGAATGGCACTCTGTTGCCACCACTCAAGTCGCCGGCATCGTCTATTCTTGTGATGCTGGCCATCTTTCTAAGAACAAGCTCTTGCAGGCTGGGTAATAAACGGAGTGGTGGCAGACTCAAGCACCTCGGAAGGTCCTCCATAATAACCTTTACAAGATTAGGGAGTTTGGAGGATGTCCACCAGGCTGGGAAGCACGTTTCTCCATGATAACCATGTAGCTCAAGGTACTGCAGATTAGGTGGTGGCACTAGTTCTCCTAACAGAGCAGTGTCATCCACGGATCCTTCGGAGCACTTAGTCCAACAAAGCTTCAACTTTTCGAGCTCTTGCTTCTTCATCAGTTTCATATCATGTGCTTCCCATAGATACTTCACTTTCTCAGGGCAGATTATCTCCAACTCTTTGCAACTTACATTATTCAGCTGAAAAAAGTCTGTGTGAAAATGATCATCAGTGTGAACCACAAACTGATAACTTTCAAGACCCTGGCAGTTCCTCACAATTAGCGACTTCAGGGAGCCCATATCAGCCATCCATTTGTCTACTCTCTTCAATCTTGCACAGCCCGAGAGATCCAGTGTATGTAGCTTATTAAGCTTAGCTAGACTTTCAGGTATATCAACGAGAAATATGTTATGAGATAGGTCCAAATACTCTAGACTGGAAAGGCCACTGATACATTCAACGTACTTGTTGAGATTTACATCTTCTGGTAGTTGGTAAAAAATAAGATTGAAGAACATGGATAAGTTCAAATACCGGAGTTCGGGGAGTTTGCCCCAGACATCTTTTAGCCCCGAGAGATGGTGCCAGTGATCAGCAAGATGACAACAAGGCTGTGACAAGTTCAATCTCTTGACATTAATAAGGCCACCAAGAACTTCCACAATCCCTTTGAAGCATGACCAGAATGATAAGTCCAAATACTCCAACTTCTTTAGATTGCCGAATGATACCGGAAGTTCTGTTAGTCCGTAGCAGCGTGATAAATCAACATGTAGCAAATTGATCAAGTCCCCAAATGACTGAGGTAGATTCACTAGTCCGGTGCAGCCTGATAAATTGATATGGCACATATTTGTTAGATCCCCAAGTGATTCTGGTAGAGTTTCTAGCCCAGAGCAACCTGCTAAATTCAGATACCCCAAGTGCCGCAATTGACACAAAGAATCTGGTAGCTTCTGAAGGGAGCTCTCCTTCAACTGCAAGACACGTAGGTGCCTTGGAAATGAAAATGATTGATCACAATGCAGCGCCCGTATACTGGATAATAAAGCCAATGTCCTTGGCTTGTAGCCATGATTAGTGAGCAATGCATAGCGAAAATATTCATTCGGTTCACTTGCACTTGCACTTGCAACATCCAGAACAAACACCTCATTATGCATAATTTCTCTTGCGAATTCATGAAACACATCGTTCATAGTGAACAGGATTGCATCCTTTCCACTAGCCTGCAATAAACGCGCAACTAATTAAGCTGCATCAACGAATATCGTTTCAAACATGTTATTTACCTTTCTTTGTGAATGTTAAGAATAAATAGGGCCTTTGTATCTCTAATATAAAATGCTAGGAAAATTTATGTACAACTCACTCTGTAAACTCCGTAGTTTGAATACATTGGTTGAAGGAATGACATGCTCAAGAGGCTACTAATATACTCCTCAGCAAGCTGTGTGGCAGACGATATGTGAGTGGACTCAATAAGGCCGAGTGCAATCCATTGATGAATCAGGTCATACTTAAGAATACTGTGACCCATGGGGAATATCCCACAGTAAGCAAAGCATAACCTCATATTGACTGGCATAGTTAAGTAGGTTAAGTGCAAGATCGGAAGAATGGAGTTAAATGAAGGACTATCATCTTCATCAGAATAATCGTCCCTGATAAAGCGGACCGCTACTTCCCAAAATCTGGCGTCTTTGTACCGTAGGATCCACCCAAGTGCATAAATTACTAATGGTAGACCCTGGCAGTTGAACGCAATTGTGTGTAGTATAGCATTCAACCTTTGCCAGTCTGTTCTTTGACTGAAATAAGTCTTTAACTTGAGCAACTTCATGCAACTCTCAGGAGAAAAGGTACCTAGTGTGAACGGTTCGTCAGTGGTGCCAATGATCATCCCGATTTCTCGGCTCCGGGTGGTTACCATCACCGTCACCTTGCTATCCTTGTCTCCTACACTGAGCATACTCTTCAAGCACTCCAACTGAATGGAATCCTTCTCCCGCAGATCATCCAGAATAAGGAGTATCTTCATACCATTAAACAGCTCTCGAAGGCGCTTCTTGATGTACTCCATGTCCCCAATTGGGCTCTCCGCTTCTCCTGATAGCTGAGAAATTATAGATTGTCCAATTCTATCCAAATCATATTTATATGGCACATTTACCCATGCCCGAGAATGATATTCTTCATGGAATTTGGGGTGGTTGAAAATCCGATCCACTAACGCTGTCTTGCCTACGCCCCCAATCCCAACAACAGCAAGAATGATGGGTCCTTCCCCAACGTCTCTCTCACCTAGCAAATGGACTATGTGTTTTACTTCAGCATACCTTTCTACAAAACTTTCCTGGTACTCATCTTCAGCTGCTGTTTCTGGCACATCAATAACTGGCTGGATGTTGGCATCGGAATCGGCTGGAGTAAATCCGAAATCATGCGACTCCTTGTGCATGTCCACCAGTTGATGTTTCATCTCCTTCATCTTGTTCGATATGCGATGATCCTTTTTCCCAAGGCAGTGAAGCATCTTTGTCATCTGCAATTTGGATCAATTCCAATCATTTGGTTAGCAAAAACCAAAGTTCAAGTCGTAGGGAGGGACAAAGTGTAGTACATACCGTTCCAGCCGTTGCTGTCCTCGTCTCTTGCAACTCGTCGACCATGTCTTGGACGGCGTAGGCTTTCGTCCTGACCTGCCTCAGCCACCCGCGCACCAACTCCTCTTTCTCCGACCGCAACACAGCATCCCTCATCACCGCCTGTATGTCCTCCAGCGTCTTCATCATTTCCTCCAGGCAGCCCTCGACGTTCAGACCCTTCGTGGATTCATCTCCCATGGCAGATCTGAGCTTTTTGGCCGTATTTTCTAACATGGCCGAGGTAAGCGTCCCCTCGACATGAGTCATGGCTTCCTCCCTTCGTGTCTGCGCCATCACCCCTCAGCCTCTCCAATGAGCTTTTTGGTCGATGATAGAATGGTGTGGTGCGGCAGGTAGAGAAGACGCGCGCGTCGCCTTAACGTGTATGCTTTGTGGAGGGCTGCCAGCCTGTGGATCCAGCTGCAGCTGCAGC
This window harbors:
- the LOC119352882 gene encoding disease resistance protein RGA2-like, with the protein product MAQTRREEAMTHVEGTLTSAMLENTAKKLRSAMGDESTKGLNVEGCLEEMMKTLEDIQAVMRDAVLRSEKEELVRGWLRQVRTKAYAVQDMVDELQETRTATAGTMTKMLHCLGKKDHRISNKMKEMKHQLVDMHKESHDFGFTPADSDANIQPVIDVPETAAEDEYQESFVERYAEVKHIVHLLGERDVGEGPIILAVVGIGGVGKTALVDRIFNHPKFHEEYHSRAWVNVPYKYDLDRIGQSIISQLSGEAESPIGDMEYIKKRLRELFNGMKILLILDDLREKDSIQLECLKSMLSVGDKDSKVTVMVTTRSREIGMIIGTTDEPFTLGTFSPESCMKLLKLKTYFSQRTDWQRLNAILHTIAFNCQGLPLVIYALGWILRYKDARFWEVAVRFIRDDYSDEDDSPSFNSILPILHLTYLTMPVNMRLCFAYCGIFPMGHSILKYDLIHQWIALGLIESTHISSATQLAEEYISSLLSMSFLQPMYSNYGVYRASGKDAILFTMNDVFHEFAREIMHNEVFVLDVASASASEPNEYFRYALLTNHGYKPRTLALLSSIRALHCDQSFSFPRHLRVLQLKESSLQKLPDSLCQLRHLGYLNLAGCSGLETLPESLGDLTNMCHINLSGCTGLVNLPQSFGDLINLLHVDLSRCYGLTELPVSFGNLKKLEYLDLSFWSCFKGIVEVLGGLINVKRLNLSQPCCHLADHWHHLSGLKDVWGKLPELRYLNLSMFFNLIFYQLPEDVNLNKYVECISGLSSLEYLDLSHNIFLVDIPESLAKLNKLHTLDLSGCARLKRVDKWMADMGSLKSLIVRNCQGLESYQFVVHTDDHFHTDFFQLNNVSCKELEIICPEKVKYLWEAHDMKLMKKQELEKLKLCWTKCSEGSVDDTALLGELVPPPNLQYLELHGYHGETCFPAWWTSSKLPNLVKVIMEDLPRCLSLPPLRLLPSLQELVLRKMASITRIDDAGDLSGGNRVPFNKVELDDMDSLEMFNTTWYTNELVIQKCSKLVLGPLPPRAQRLVISDCDQVMSSWRNQGSR